The genomic region TGGGCAGGCCTCAATCATCGATATGAAGGGCGCAGATCCGAAATTACAGCAATTGATCGTCTATCGGCTCTGTAAAGAGGTGTTTGAGGGCCGGAAGATGGGCAAAATCCCGCCCTTCGTGCTCGTGATCGAAGAGGCGCACAACTTCTGCCCCGAGCGCGGCTTTGGACAGGCAATCAGCTCCCATATTCTCCGCACGATCGCCTCAGAAGGCCGGAAATTCGGACTCGGGCTGCTCGTTATCTCGCAACGACCCGCGCGCGTCGATAAGAACGTCATCTCGCAATGCAATACCCAGATCATATTGAAAGTAACGAATCCCAACGATATCAAAGCGCTGAGCCGCGGCCTGGAGTTCATGAGCTGCGAGATCGAGGAGGAGATCAAGCGGATACCGCAGGGCGTTGCCTTGCTTTCCAGTCCAAGCATCGAGATGCCTATCATGGTTGACGTGCGCGTGCGCAAGAGCGAGCATGGTGGACGGGCTGCGGAGGCACGAACGGCGCCGCAACAACGCCCCTCGTTCAAATCAGACGAAGTGGATCTCGAAGAAAGTGACAGAAGGAAGAGCGTACTTTCTCGCCTGCTCTTTGAGTAGCATTCATTCGTACGGAGCTTAAGTCTCGAATTTCGCAGTATCGGCTTGTGCGGCAACTATAAGTATGGCGGTCGTTAAGTAGAGATCATGAACGTATCAGTCATTGATCGGAGATATTCAACTGAGCTGAGCGCAGCGAGTGATGGCGAGCGCGTGAATATCGCGGGCTGGGTGCATGAGAAGCGCGATCTTGGCGGGCTCTTCTTCCTCATCATTCGTGACCGTGAAGGTTATGTCCAGGTGACCTTTCATAAGCGCACCGTGGGCAAGGATCTCTTCGAGCAGGGCCGGAAAATCCCGCGCGAATCGGTTGTCTCTATCAAGGGGCTCATCAGGGCCGAGCCGAAGGCACCCAACGGCTACGAACTCATACCCGATCACCTGGACGTTCTGAGCGTGGCTTCACCGATCCTGCCGCTCGATACTACCGGCAAAGTGGGTGCCGAGCTGGATACGCGGCTCGACGCTCGCTTCATGGATGTGCGCACCGAGCGAACGAAGCAGATCTTCATGATTCGCAGCCGTATGCTTACGGCAGTCAGGAACTTCCTCACTGATCGTGGCTTCGTCGAGATCAACACCCCGAAGATCGTGAGTGCGGCAACCGAAGGTGGCACCGCGCTCTTCCCCATCACCTATTTCGAGCGCGAAGCCTTCCTGAACCAGAGCCCGCAGCTCTACAAGCAGATGCTCATCGCCTCCGGCCTTGATGCGGTCTTTGAGATCGCGCCCATATTCCGCGCCGAAGAGCACGACACCACCAAGCACCTCAACGAAGCGACCTCAATCGATGTCGAGGTGGCTTTCGTCACGATGGAGGCGGTCATGCAGCTCTTAGAATCGCTCGTTGCACACGTATACGCAGAAATAGCGCCATATCCTGGCTTAAAAAGCGGTGCATTTGACTTCGTAATACCCCCAACCCCCTTCCGGCGGATCACCTACGA from Methanomicrobia archaeon harbors:
- the aspS gene encoding aspartate--tRNA(Asn) ligase; translated protein: MNVSVIDRRYSTELSAASDGERVNIAGWVHEKRDLGGLFFLIIRDREGYVQVTFHKRTVGKDLFEQGRKIPRESVVSIKGLIRAEPKAPNGYELIPDHLDVLSVASPILPLDTTGKVGAELDTRLDARFMDVRTERTKQIFMIRSRMLTAVRNFLTDRGFVEINTPKIVSAATEGGTALFPITYFEREAFLNQSPQLYKQMLIASGLDAVFEIAPIFRAEEHDTTKHLNEATSIDVEVAFVTMEAVMQLLESLVAHVYAEIAPYPGLKSGAFDFVIPPTPFRRITYEEALDLLAAEGVELEWGEDFSTAHEHILGKVIGEHYFIIDWPCAIKPFYAQPIEGTDICDAFDLMHPRLELSSGSQRVHSYELLTERIESKGLAPESFEFYLNAFRFGMPPHAGWGLGVERLLMTLLGLENVREAVLFPRDRRRLVP